Proteins found in one Pseudomonas sp. P8_241 genomic segment:
- the flhF gene encoding flagellar biosynthesis protein FlhF, whose protein sequence is MQVKRFFAADMRQAMKLVRDELGADAAIIGNRRIAGGVELTAALDYKLSALAPRVPNLELEDELRKTQSRIVTAQAELSLRSEGERDDSTNLQLFAGLPLTAAEPLIEPTLAEPRHPAPAPAPAAGIDARVFDSMRFELNSLRELMEVQLGSLAWNQLQGSSPGQANLWRRLQRIGLSGPLSRDLLAMITEIQEPRQAWRMLLAHLARMIVTPEIEPLEEGGVIAMVGPAGMGKTTTLAKLAARYVLKYGAQNIALVSMDSFRIGAQEQLRTLGRILNVPVTHVDPGQSLVQALEPLMRKRVVLIDTAGLQASDPALRMQLESLAGRGIRSKNYLVLATTSQKQVLTAAYHSYKRCGLAGCILTKLDETASLGEVLSLAISHELPVAYLTDGPRIPDDLHLPRRHQLVSRAVSVQMQEEPSEEAMADMFADIYHSPTKQVG, encoded by the coding sequence ATGCAAGTTAAGCGTTTTTTCGCCGCCGATATGCGTCAGGCCATGAAGCTGGTTCGTGATGAGCTGGGCGCTGATGCTGCGATCATCGGCAACCGCCGAATCGCCGGCGGCGTCGAGCTGACTGCCGCGCTGGATTACAAGTTGTCGGCGCTGGCGCCGCGTGTGCCGAACCTCGAGCTCGAGGATGAGCTGCGCAAGACCCAGTCGCGGATCGTCACCGCCCAGGCCGAACTGAGCCTGCGCAGCGAAGGCGAGCGCGACGACAGCACCAACCTTCAGTTGTTCGCCGGCTTGCCGCTGACCGCTGCCGAGCCGTTGATTGAACCGACACTGGCCGAGCCTCGTCACCCTGCACCAGCGCCTGCTCCAGCAGCCGGTATCGATGCTCGGGTGTTCGACTCGATGCGGTTTGAGCTCAACAGTCTGCGTGAATTGATGGAAGTACAGCTCGGCTCGCTGGCGTGGAATCAGCTGCAAGGCAGCAGCCCGGGCCAGGCGAACCTGTGGCGGCGTCTGCAGCGCATTGGCCTGTCCGGCCCGTTGTCGCGTGATCTGCTGGCCATGATTACTGAAATTCAGGAGCCTCGTCAGGCCTGGCGCATGTTGCTGGCGCACCTGGCGCGAATGATCGTGACGCCGGAAATCGAGCCTCTGGAAGAAGGTGGCGTGATTGCCATGGTCGGCCCGGCCGGCATGGGCAAGACCACCACTCTGGCCAAGCTGGCAGCCCGCTACGTGCTCAAATACGGCGCGCAGAACATTGCGCTGGTCAGCATGGACAGTTTTCGCATCGGCGCCCAGGAGCAGCTGCGCACGCTTGGCCGCATCCTCAATGTACCGGTAACCCATGTCGATCCGGGGCAGTCCCTGGTGCAGGCGCTGGAGCCTCTGATGCGCAAGCGTGTGGTGCTGATCGATACCGCAGGCCTTCAGGCCAGCGACCCGGCGCTGCGCATGCAGCTTGAAAGCCTGGCTGGCCGTGGCATCCGCTCAAAAAATTATCTGGTCCTGGCAACCACTAGCCAAAAACAGGTTCTAACCGCCGCTTATCATAGTTACAAGCGCTGCGGGCTCGCTGGCTGCATCCTGACTAAACTGGATGAAACGGCAAGTCTGGGCGAAGTGTTGAGTCTAGCCATCAGCCATGAATTGCCGGTCGCGTATCTGACCGATGGCCCGCGGATTCCGGATGATTTGCATCTGCCGCGTCGTCATCAACTGGTCAGTCGCGCCGTTAGCGTGCAAATGCAGGAAGAACCCAGCGAAGAAGCCATGGCTGACATGTTCGCTGACATCTACCACAGCCCCACCAAGCAGGTAGGCTGA
- the fleN gene encoding flagellar synthesis regulator FleN, whose amino-acid sequence MGSMHPVQVIAVTGGKGGVGKTNVSVNLSLALAELGRRVMLLDADLGLANVDVLLGLTPKRTLADVIEGRCELRDVLLQGPGGIRIVPAASGTQSMVHLSPAQHAGLIQAFSDIGDNLDVLVIDTAAGIGESVVSFVRAAQEVLLVVCDEPTSITDAYALIKLLNRDYGMNRFRVLANMAQSPQEGRNLFAKLTKVTDRFLDVALQYVGAVPYDESVRKAVQKQRAVYEAFPRSKCSLAFKAIAQKVDTWPLPANPRGHLEFFVERLVQQTAGPVL is encoded by the coding sequence ATGGGCAGCATGCATCCTGTACAGGTGATCGCGGTGACCGGCGGCAAAGGTGGCGTCGGGAAAACTAATGTGTCAGTGAACTTGTCGCTGGCCTTGGCGGAACTAGGCCGGCGCGTCATGTTGCTGGACGCCGACCTGGGGCTGGCGAACGTCGACGTTCTGCTGGGCCTGACACCCAAACGTACCCTGGCCGACGTGATCGAAGGCCGCTGCGAGCTGCGCGACGTTCTGTTGCAGGGCCCCGGTGGCATTCGCATCGTTCCGGCGGCGTCCGGCACCCAGAGCATGGTTCACTTGAGCCCGGCTCAACACGCCGGCCTGATCCAGGCATTCAGTGATATCGGCGACAATCTCGATGTGCTGGTGATCGATACCGCCGCCGGTATCGGTGAGTCGGTCGTCAGCTTCGTTCGCGCCGCTCAGGAAGTGTTGCTGGTGGTCTGCGACGAGCCGACATCCATCACCGATGCCTACGCCTTGATCAAGTTGCTCAACCGCGACTACGGCATGAACCGTTTCCGCGTCCTGGCCAACATGGCCCAGAGTCCGCAGGAAGGGCGCAACCTGTTCGCCAAGTTGACCAAGGTCACCGACCGCTTCCTCGACGTCGCGCTGCAATACGTCGGCGCCGTGCCTTATGACGAAAGCGTGCGCAAGGCTGTGCAGAAGCAACGCGCCGTATATGAAGCCTTCCCGCGTTCCAAATGCTCGCTGGCGTTCAAGGCGATCGCGCAGAAGGTCGACACCTGGCCGCTGCCCGCCAACCCGCGTGGGCACCTGGAGTTTTTCGTCGAGCGCCTCGTGCAACAAACGGCAGGACCGGTGTTATGA